One genomic segment of Impatiens glandulifera chromosome 6, dImpGla2.1, whole genome shotgun sequence includes these proteins:
- the LOC124942270 gene encoding cytochrome c-type biogenesis CcmH-like mitochondrial protein, translating to MTSEDDSVTKARTEAARARNISHNVRCTECGNQSIEESQADVAILLRKLIRDEIRAGKSDKEIFKKLEDDFGETVLYTPKFDWQTASLWLSPVIIAAAAGGIWSYNRHRKKTNVHVMALDLIRGVALTPKEKETMLDLLTPPPQETPLIRWFKRHFYQN from the exons ATGACTAGTGAAGATGATTCCGTAACGAAGGCGCGTACTGAGGCAGCCAGAGCAAGAAACATCAGTCACAATGTTCGTTGCACCGAGTGTGGCAACCAATCCATTGAAGAATCTCAAGCTGATGTCGCCATTTTGCTCAGAAAG TTAATTCGTGATGAAATCCGAGCGGGGAAGAGTGACAAAGAAATCTTCAAGAAACTGGAGGATGATTTTGGGGAAACAGTACTGTATACGCCAAAATTCGATTGGCAAACTGCATCTTTGTGGTTGTCACCA GTTATAATAGCAGCAGCTGCAGGTGGAATATGGAGTTACAACAGGCACAGGAAGAAGACAAACGTGCACGTAATGGCATTGGATCTTATTCGAGGAGTCGCTTTGACTCCGAAAGAGAAGGAAACCATGCTCGATCTCTTAACTCCTCCACCTCAAGAAACACCTCTAATTCGCTGGTTTAAAAGACACTTTTACCAAAATTAG
- the LOC124941456 gene encoding calmodulin-binding receptor-like cytoplasmic kinase 1, translating to MSAVLSFFKRKKSNTEHASSLPDHDSAGSSSSNMSRGHVQKIDLSIEEVSRATNNFSDGNKIGEGEFGKVYKGKLKDGTPVTVKRVPKDLYDYQSSHEFRNEILKLSKIEHHNLVKLYGFLEQGSERIIIFEYVGNGTLREHLDGFRGGGLEIAERLDITIDIAHALTYLHSYSDPPVIHRDVNSSNILITENLRARVSDFGFAKIVTEDLDATLSTQVKGSAGYLDPEYAKAHQLTERSDVYSFGILLVEMMTGRNPVEPKKSHKERVTSKWAMQKLRDGEVVLVMDIKLKRTPASLMVVEQILKLARYCLAPQRQSRPSMKNCVEALWKIRKELTEKHISLTASATHHTMDVNANVKEHHRKMFGIEEIDKRFLSA from the exons ATGTCCGCCGTTTTATCCTTCTTCAAGCGAAAGAAGTCCAACACCGAACATGCCTCTTCGC TTCCAGATCATGATTCAGCTGGGAGTAGTAGCAGCAACATGTCTAGAGGACATGTGCAAAAAATTGATTTATCAATTGAAGAGGTTTCTAGGGCAACCAACAATTTCTCTGATGGAAATAAGATTGGGGAAGGGGAATTTGGAAAGGTGTATAAAGGGAAGCTTAAAGATGGAACTCCCGTTACAGTTAAGAGGGTTCCAAAG GACCTGTATGATTATCAATCTTCACACGAGTTTAGAAATGAGATCTTGAAGTTATCAAAGATTGAACACCACAATCTGGTCAAGTTATATGGATTTCTTGAACAAGGAAGTGaaagaattattatatttgaatatgtTGGCAATGGGACACTTAGAGAGCATTTGGATG GTTTCCGTGGAGGTGGACTTGAAATTGCTGAACGTTTGGATATCACAATTGACATAGCTCATGCCTTGACATATCTGCATTCTTATTCAG ATCCTCCAGTTATTCACAGAGATGTAAACTCATCAAACATTCTCATTACTGAGAATCTTCGGGCTAGAGTGTCTGACTTTGGATTTGCGAAAATAGTAACCGAAGATCTGGATGCTACTCTCTCAACCCAAGTCAAAGGGTCAGCCGGCTACTTGGATCCTGAATATGCCAAGGCACATCAGCTTACTGAAAGGAGTGATGTTTACTCTTTTGGCATACTTCTTGTAGAAATGATGACCGGCAGGAATCCAGTTGAACCAAAGAAGTCTCATAAAGAGAGAGTAACGTCAAAATGG gCAATGCAAAAGCTTAGAGATGGAGAAGTTGTGCTAGTTATGGATATAAAGCTTAAAAGAACTCCTGCATCATTAATGGTGGTGGAGCAGATTCTCAAGCTTGCTCGATATTGCCTTGCGCCTCAAAGGCAATCCAGACCGTCCATGAAGAACTGTGTGGAGGCTCTATGGAAGATCCGGAAAGAGTTAACTGAGAAGCATATTTCTCTTACAGCTTCTGCTACTCATCATACTATGGATGTCAATGCCAATGTTAAAGAACATCACCGTAAAATGTTTGGGATCGAAGAAATTGATAAACGATTCCTTTCTGCTTGA
- the LOC124941916 gene encoding probable DEAD-box ATP-dependent RNA helicase 48 — MLSSKLLQDHSRISLKRLCSIVFVRLMGGGPRTFPGGLSKWQWKRLHEKKSREKEKKLLDQEKQLYQARIRSQIRSKLDGEPNGIGAHQDPNHGPMTARDQVKALADRFMKEGAEDLWNEADGPIKTPLPCPTVLPGPRLAQRPIGIRNLSSPYFNGPRHYSVYSPRQISNGSDLTVKSGKKTWPRLGSRRDESSDDECTDDEMGKDIGGRGGRMMSNAALGMYDRKTKKRLPLNSLENEENLSEHVEYIREEFNKRKMMERSQVFNEEESILSQKKFEECDVSPLTVKALTEAGFVQMTRVQEATISVGLEGNDALVKAKTGTGKTAAFLIPAIETVLKASATPNTRLRVLPIYVLVLCPTRELASQIAAEANAMMRYHEGIGVQTLVGGTRFKLDQKRLESEPCQIIVATPGRLLDHIENKSGFSVRLMQLKMLILDEADHLLDLGFRKDVERIVDCVPRQRQSFMFSATLPKEVRRVSQLVLKREHAYIDTVGLGRLETHAKVKQSYLVAPHDQHFQITHHLLKEHISVTPDYKVVVFCSTAMVTSLMFLLLKEMKLNVREMHSRKTQLYRDRATEEFKESKRLILVTSDVSARGMNYPDVTLVIQVGIPSDREQYIHRLGRTGREGKEGEGVLLIAPWEQYFLSEIKDLPLEKVSLPEIDPNIKLKMNESMAKVDNSVKEAAYHAWLGYYNSIRETGRDKTTLVELANQFSNSIGLEKPPGLFRKTALKMGLKDIPGIKIRK, encoded by the exons ATGCTTtcttccaaacttcttcaaGATCATTCTAGAATCTCTCTTAAGCGTCTCTGTTCGATTGTCTTCGTCCGCCTTATGGGTGGCGGACCTCGTACATTTCCAGGCGGCCTGAGTAAATGGCAGTGGAAGCGTCTTCACGAGAAGAAATCCAGGGAGAAAGAGAAGAAACTTCTGGACCAAGAGAAACAGTTATACCAGGCCCGTATTCGATCACAAATCAGATCCAAGCTTGATGGAGAACCCAATGGAATTGGCGCTCATCAGGATCCAAATCACGGGCCAATGACAGCCAGAGACCAGGTAAAGGCTTTGGCTGACCGATTCATGAAGGAAGGAGCGGAAGATTTATGGAATGAAGCTGATGGTCCTATCAAGACACCGCTGCCCTGTCCAACAGTTCTACCAGGTCCCCGGTTAGCCCAAAGACCAATTGGCATAAGAAATTTGAGTTCCCCTTATTTCAATGGACCTCGTCATTACTCTGTTTATTCTCCAAGGCAAATTTCCAATGGTTCCGATTTAACTGTAAAAAGTGGTAAGAAGACATGGCCAAGGCTTGGGTCGAGAAGGGATGAATCATCAGACGATGAATGCACTGATGATGAGATGGGTAAGGATATTGGAGGTAGAGGGGGAAGGATGATGAGCAATGCTGCTCTTGGGATGTACGATAGGAAGACCAAAAAGCGGTTACCATTGAATTCTTTGGAGAATGAGGAGAACTTGTCTGAGCATGTTGAGTACATACGGGAAGAATTCAACAAGAGGAAAATGATGGAACGTTCACAAGTTTTTAATGAAGAAGAGTCCATTCTCAGTCAGAAGAA ATTCGAGGAATGTGATGTTTCTCCATTGACTGTGAAGGCTCTTACTGAGGCAGGATTTGTGCAGATGACCAGAGTACAAGAAGCTACAATATCTGTTGGTCTTGAAG GCAACGATGCTTTGGTTAAGGCAAAAACTGGCACGGGCAAAACTGCTGCCTTTTTG ATCCCTGCAATTGAAACAGTTCTCAAGGCTTCAGCAACTCCAAACACAAGGTTGAGAGTATTGCCTATATATGTTCTTGTTCTTTGTCCAACAAGAGAACTTGCAAGTCAGATAGCTGCAGAAGCTAATGCAATGATGAGATACCATGAAGGTATCGGTGTTCAAACTCTAGTTGGTGGTACAAGATTCAAACTTGATCAGAAACGCTTGGAATCAGAACCATGTCAG ATAATTGTTGCCACCCCTGGAAGATTACTCGATCATATTGAGAACAAGTCTGGTTTTTCTGTGCGCTTAATGCAATTGAAAATGCTGATACTTGATGAAGCTGATCATTTATTAGATCTAGGATTCAGAAAGGATGTAGAGAGGATTGTTGATTGTGTGCCACGTCAAAGACAATCCTTTATGTTTTCTGCTACACTTCCCAAAGAG GTTCGTCGAGTATCTCAGCTTGTCTTGAAAAGGGAACATGCATATATAGATACAGTGGGTCTGGGTCGTTTGGAAACCCATGCCAAG GTTAAGCAGTCTTACTTAGTTGCGCCACATGATCAACATTTTCAAATTACCCACCATCTCCTAAAGGAACACATCTCTGTAACGCCCGATTACAAG GTTGTAGTTTTCTGTTCAACAGCAATGGTGACATCACTCATGTTTCTTCTCCTCAAGGAGATGAAACTAAATGTGAGAGAAATGCATTCTCGGAAGACTCAGCTCTATCGGGATCGTGCAACAGAGGAGTTTAAGGAATCAAAAAGGTTGATTCTCGTAACATCGGATGTTTCAGCCCGTGGAATGAATTACCCGGATGTCACCTTGGTGATTCAG GTTGGCATTCCTTCCGATAGGGAACAGTACATACATCGTCTTGGTAGAACTGGCCGTGAAGGAAAAGAAGGAGAAGGGGTCTTGTTGATTGCACCATGGGAACAATATTTCTTATCCGAAATCAAAGACCTGCCCCTTGAGAAAGTTTCTTTACCCGAAATAGACCCAAATATAAAACTCAAG ATGAATGAATCAATGGCCAAAGTTGACAATAGCGTGAAAGAAGCAGCTTATCACGCTTGGCTTGGTTACTATAATTCGATCAGAGAAACCGGAAGAGATAAGACCACACTTGTGGAGTTAGCCAACCAATTTTCCAACTCTATTGGTTTAGAGAAGCCTCCAGGTCTTTTCAGGAAAACAGCTCTGAAAATGGGTTTGAAGGACATTCCTGGAATAAAGATAAGGAAATAG